The following coding sequences lie in one Corynebacterium humireducens NBRC 106098 = DSM 45392 genomic window:
- a CDS encoding IS3 family transposase (programmed frameshift) → MGQRRRYTEEYRRDAASLVLDTGQTIRAVAQQLDLGEQLLGSWVKKERIRRTSTDTGQPSPEETAAEIARLRKEVADLKAENEFLGKASGLLRRQATAPERFELMAQEKANYPVTMMARVLDVSRSGFYAWSQRRNILGKRRARQQDLDEQVRWFHDRSRGTYGAPRITADLHDAGVDVDRKTVARSMRRQGLEGLSTRSFRVPGRKIQAQCRHEDLCERTWDHGRLDAAWITDFTYLRCGEGWVYLCAIRDGHSRRVIGHSMGPRQDTDLVLTALNNARATRGSLPEQVILHADRGAQFTSWQLDEAAREVGVRMSMGQTGVCWDNAMAESFWATLKVEYFYRHAFATRVEVYDGVSEWIEVFYNRYRRHSAIGFLSPVAYELSLDQPAAALVAA, encoded by the exons ACTGCTCGGTAGCTGGGTCAAAAAAGAACGCATCCGGCGCACCTCCACCGACACCGGACAGCCGTCACCGGAGGAAACGGCAGCCGAAATCGCCCGGCTACGTAAGGAAGTCGCTGACCTGAAGGCAGAAAACGAGTTCCTGGGAAAAGCCAGCG GCCTTCTTCGCCGCCAAGCAACAGCACCGGAACGGTTCGAGCTAATGGCGCAAGAGAAGGCGAACTACCCGGTCACCATGATGGCACGCGTGCTGGACGTCTCCCGGTCCGGGTTTTACGCCTGGTCACAGCGCCGGAACATTCTTGGTAAACGCCGTGCGCGTCAGCAGGATCTGGATGAGCAGGTCCGCTGGTTCCATGACCGTTCCCGGGGCACCTACGGTGCCCCGAGAATCACCGCTGACCTGCATGATGCCGGTGTGGACGTGGACCGTAAGACGGTCGCACGATCCATGCGACGTCAAGGCCTGGAGGGATTGTCGACCAGGTCGTTTCGGGTGCCCGGGCGTAAAATACAGGCGCAGTGCCGGCACGAGGATCTGTGTGAGCGTACCTGGGATCACGGACGTCTCGACGCCGCCTGGATCACGGATTTCACTTACCTGCGCTGCGGCGAAGGCTGGGTGTATCTGTGTGCTATCCGCGATGGGCACTCTCGTCGGGTCATTGGGCATTCGATGGGACCGAGGCAGGACACCGATCTGGTGCTCACAGCGTTGAACAACGCGCGAGCCACCCGTGGCAGCCTCCCGGAGCAGGTGATCTTGCACGCTGACCGCGGTGCCCAGTTCACCAGCTGGCAGCTGGATGAGGCCGCCCGTGAAGTCGGTGTGCGGATGTCGATGGGTCAGACCGGGGTGTGCTGGGATAATGCGATGGCCGAGTCGTTCTGGGCGACGTTGAAGGTCGAGTATTTCTACCGGCATGCCTTCGCCACCAGGGTGGAGGTTTACGACGGTGTCAGTGAGTGGATCGAGGTCTTCTACAACCGCTACCGCCGGCATTCCGCCATCGGCTTTCTGAGTCCGGTGGCCTATGAATTATCGCTTGATCAGCCAGCTGCGGCGCTGGTAGCCGCTTAA